The following DNA comes from Lynx canadensis isolate LIC74 chromosome B1, mLynCan4.pri.v2, whole genome shotgun sequence.
ATTCTGCAGGGTCAAATAGGACCTTTGGAAatattccttgtctttttccagGCCCTGAAGTCGCATTACACTAATAATAGAGTCATTGAGAATTTAGAAAAATCCTCAATGAACTCAGCTTGTGAGGAGATGTATCTCTGATATGTATCATTTTTCAGCCTAGTTTATATTTCACATTTGGGGGAATATTTGCTTCATAGTTTTTAGCCTGGAGttgtgtctttcttttgtttccttggaaATGAGCCCTTTACTCTTGTCTTGGGTGTTTTTATAAGTTAGAGGAAGGAGAACATAAAAGAAATGCCTTAACtctgtcagatttttttttttttaattttttttttttcccaacgtttatttatttttggggacagagagagacagagcatgaacgggggaggggcagagagagagggagacacagaatcggaaacaggctccaggctctgagccatcagcccagagcctgacgcggggctcgaactcccggaccgcgagatcgtgacatggctgaagtcggacgcttaaccgactgcgccacccaggcgcccctgactctgTCAGATTTAAATAGAAGTGTTCTCATAatttatgcttaaaatatttatcgCACTTCAGAAACACtgcacaaaaccaaaaccaaaatgtgtgtgtgtttgtatgtgtgtgttacatGTAAGTTGTAAGTTTTCTTATAGAAATAAGTTCTAAGTAATCAAGTCATGAAAAGTCATAAAAcaatttctttctgtcccttatCCATCTCAATTCATATGGCTTTGAACCACTTATAGAAATGGGAATATTAATCATAAGGTGCAGATGTGCCTTATGGATATCTCATCCCTAAGGGTGTTTTCATTTCACCAGGTACCAACAGATCTCAGTGACTGATTTCACAGTGACCTCAGCATAGTGAGCCATCTCTGTGGCTGAATGCTGTGTGGAATTAAATTAATACTCAATTCCTTGTTTAGGGTATGGTTTCTAGTCTTAATGTCTTAGACATTAAATGTTTAGTTATCCACTGGCTCTTGGAAAAGTGCTCCATGCAGTTGTAATAAAAGTTTGTATCTTGTCAATTATTAGTCTACATTGAGGAATATTCATGGCAGCCTAATTATCATAGTAGGTAGAAATATTTAGGAATCTAAATAAAGAACTGAAAGATACACTGTGAACACtgaattataaaaaagaaagttgaatagTTTAAAGATCTATGTTTACTACTTATGTCAAAATCTAATAAGCTACCATTGCAAAGTTCGGTCTCTATAGTACAAGATCCATGATCCCCAGACAAACTAACTATAATTAGCAATGTTGGTTCACAAATTATATCATAAACAACCCTTTTCAGCATTTTGTTTAGAcgtttctgacttctttttttttcacacttttcactgtaaaatattttcaccaCTTATAATAGAAAGTCATATTCATTTAATTATGGTGCTTTCCTTCTCTGCATTTGTATAGAACCTGCAATTAGAtgattaatgttttaattatatcCTATTAGTACCTTGTGTAATGATTTCAACCATATTGAGCCTGTCACTTCCATCACATAGTCTTCAAAAGCAATGCTCATATTGCACAATCGtataatatttattcagtgcttactatatgctagGTGTTGTTATATAGCATCTAGAATATTTCTAAGTGCTTAGTATCTATCACATATTAGAGGTAAGATATATCAATGTCTTACCTCTAATAGGTATCTAGTATCTATGAgaatttagaaggaaataaaatggattagGTGTAGTCTTTGTACTCAAATCGAATTTTTTGTTGATTCTTGGCTTTTAGTATCATATGAATTAGTCAAGTTACTGAATATCTCAACACcacatttttccagaaaaaaaagggaTATACTTCATATGTTCTTTTATAAAGTATCTTCTCATGGTACATACttaataaatggtaactattttTACTCATAGTTACTAATTATATGACAGAAATCTCACTTACAGTATATAGTTCTATCTGTCTCAATCAAGTTATTACTCTTCTTGCTGACTtttgtctatatctatatatgctGCATTATTGGTCCGTAAACACTTTTCACAATGCCCAGGTATCTAACGGCTGTGCCAGAAAGATTCACAGGCTTATCAATGTCTAATATGAGCACAATATTTACTAGTTGATATTACTATGTAATCTGTATCTGCATTTGAAATCCATTTCACCTAAATAATTCTTGGATGATGTTTTTATCTCACAGAAAACACGACTTACTATTATCAAGGTAGCTTTGAAGTGCTGGATATCCCATACAACAGAAATTATCAAAGAGAGACATCACCAGAAAATAACTATCTTAGCAAAATTCTTGAGACTAAGGTAAACTggtattttcctatatttatttcattgttagttctctgaaatataaatatattattggaATATGACGTTTGATTCTGTTCTCTTTAACAGATGGTTGATGCATTTCAAAGTTCTAGCATTTACAGACAATATATCAATTCTCAAGTCATCACACTGGTGTAAGTAACTAATAATAGCAGTTAGAAAAGAGATCAActcattcatacatacatatttcagGCACCTCTGTGAAATGTCACAGTCATTCGCCAATAAGTTACTAATACAGTATTATCGTAAGTTAAATGCCAGACTAATTGTTCAATATAAAACCAAAGCAAAGATGGGGCTATCTAGTTTTATCCACTAGATCTATTGAGAATGTGTTATTCATATAATGCATTAAATTATAGTTGCCTCATCACTCAAGCTTCTTAAGTTTTTATGTCTAGCAAATAGTAGGTGATCCCTTAGACCAATGTTTGATagtctaaaatttttatttagtagtTGTGTAAATACAGACCCTGTTTtctcatgtctttctttttcgttttttggTCTTATGTAAATCTATTTAATGACTCATTTTCTTCTACTTGCAAATCAGCCAGACACCTTGTGGAACTACCCTAGAGTTCTTACAGGGTAGAAAAGAGCATATCTACATCAGGCTTTGATGTCAAGGAAGTCCTTGTAGTCACCATAACAAGAAGTAAAATAGCTACCGTATGTGGGTTTAGAGTAGCACGGAATAGCAGAGGGAGGCCTAGAACAGAAGTTAGGCAACTTGATCCCAGTCTTTACCACTTAGTAATCCCAGAGTCATTAAATCACTTTGACTCTATTTACCTCTCTGTGAAATACTGTCATAGCACCTTCGCTGCCTCTCTCATGTAAATGCACTTAGGGTCAAAGAAGGTAATGTGTATGGAAAGATatgtaaataaacacatttccaGTGAAGGCAATTACTGCTTTTACCTTCATCAGTGTCACCAGCTATGCCTGCTCCTGGAATTCATGGGACTCCTGGAATTGCAGAACACATCAAGATCTCCACTACAATTAACCTTGAGAGATGATTTTAGTATTGGAAAGAGATGGGAGCTAAAATTGAAGGGCCCAGGTATCTTTCAGAGAAGTCTGCAACCACTGCAATCTCTTCCAAAGGAAGCGATGGAGAGGCTACAGGACAGACGTTTTCATTTTGACACCCCTTTCTATGATAATCAAACCTGCATGAGCTGAGTGCTTCCTAGCACTGATTATTGATTTATATGCCAAAAGGTTAATCATCTGTCagggagagccaaagcataaaaatGCCACTTTGGACACTATCCTCAAAGCTGTTTGACAATTCCTACATGTCCACCCGTCACCTTCTTGGGTTGCTTACCCCTATCTGAATTCCAAACAAATCTTCCCTGAATGCGATGGTCAGGTTCATCTTCCTCAAGCACAGTTTTATTCAACAACTTCTCTTTACTTCTATCTCTTGGCTCACATTAAAAGTCCTCCTCCATCTGAGCCCAATCTTAGACACTGCTGTCTCTGTGACTTGGCACAGGGAGACAAAACAGTGTAAAGACTCTGGGTTATAGAGTCAGTTGTACTGAATCTGATTTGAGTTTAGTAGCTGTATAATCTTGAGCCTATTAGGTAACCTGTCAGAGCTTCTGTTTTTCCTTGTCTACAAAATGAAGACAATGATACCCATGCTGCAGGCTTGTTGTGAAGTCTAAGTGTgacaataaatgtgaaaatacgTACCTAGAACACAGCAGATCCCcagtaaatgcaaattaattatCGCTATCCAGTTATTCTGGAGTGTTACTCTTCTTCTCTACCTGATGAAATTGTCTGCTTGATGTTGAAGTAGTGATAAAACACTTTAAAGCCAGTGTGTATGCCACCTCTTTCATGaaaatttctctaattctttaaataaaaaataacttatcCTTCCTCTATTTGCagataagacaaaataaatattatcccTTCTGCCTCATTTATTGTAGTCATTTGTATAGATGTCTAATTTCCTAGAAATCTGGAAATTCTTGGAGGGTAGGAGCCATGTCTTAGTCACGCTTGCATCACCGACTAGCACCCATTCCAGTCACTTGTCTATAGCAGTTGCCCAATAAATGATtgatgaatacatgaataagCAGGCCCAGTTCTCACATGATATTTCCACCCTGTGCCGCAGGCCTTTCCTACTTTTCAGATTTGTAGAACTACTTGTCCTCTAAGATGAATGCTGTAGCTGCTTGCATACTGTCACCAGGTAAATGTAGGCAGATGGATGATCCTGTGATTAACCAAAAGTGAAGGTACTGCACAAACCCATAAAAAgacagaagatataaaaatatgaaagatcaGGGAATGAGGAAGGAAATGCTATTTTCTTAGCAACATAAGAAATATGCTTATCTTGTTGAAACATACTTATCTTGCTTCCAGTCCTCATAACAACAGTCTAACTGCACATATATGGCTGATATTCAAGGCTCCCAGATCAATGAAGGAAAACACCAGAAGAAGAATTGAAAGTGTCTTACGTCAGATGCTGAGAAACCACGCAGGCTCTCTGACTACAGATCCTAATTCTCTTAGGCTTAAGGGTAAGCTTATGAATTAAATAGGAGCAgtgttatttcatctttttatttctaacatataTCACAAGTACCAGGAACAAAGCTGatcctgaattttttaaatgaataggccattattttatttcagagcaATAATTTGTATTCTTCGTTACTAAAAACATTATAATCAAATCATAATAATACCACACTTTAAAGCACTTCTGGGAGAAAAGCTGCTTCTGATTATAAAGCAAATAGTAAGACTTTGAACAGTCCTTAAAAGTAACAGTGtgtcttgtatatatttttcatgatctcctataaacttcaaaaatatcaaacaatCTGCCATTATAAGACAGGTcagtttttaagttatttttgtctACTGACAGGAATCAGTTTCACTTGTGGGTCTTTTTGATCTTCTAAGAAAAGATACTGACCGTTTTCCACCTTAGGTGATAAAGATTATattccaattaaataaaaatgaagtctcTCATTTGGAGCTATGGAGGTGGTATTTCCATATCATACATTTGCATAGAGTAAAAGAACAATTCAAATAAACCAATATTCTCTCCTTTCTACTAACATTTTCTCCTGagattcaaaattatttctgaCCTCCTCTCTGCTGAACCTAGCTAGCATCTTACTCCATTGGCTCCAAGGTCAATGGCTTATGCTAGGTATTATATTTACCATGagctttttgttctatttcagaAATCAGTAAGGTTGATGCTGAAAAGATTATCAACAACCGTAAGTTCAGATACTTCTTAATTAAATGTGTGAGATGATCTAAGACATAACAGTCAAGATTTGTTACTGTTGGCTAGTTACAATTCTAACTAGGTACCTTACAtacaactcatttaatcctcacaacaatcctaaagatagatattatttattatcattccATGTTAGagttggggaaactgaagcacaaagaagtgaaataatttgcCTAAATTCAACCAGCTTGTGAATGGTGTGGTCAGAATTCAAACCAGGGAGTCTGGTTGCAGAGCCCATGGACTTAACTGTGACTTTATCTGCCTCCCAGAGCTCTCATATTCTCCAGGTGCTGAGGTATCTTGGAGATACTGTGCTGGGTATGGAGGTGATCTAGGGGTTGCTAGTGATTCCTTTGCAGATTACATCCTGTTCTCTTCAGTGCAAGATATTGTCAGATAGAACCATACAAGAATAACTCAGCTCAGTTTCTGCTTTATAATCAAACAAGTGTCTTCCTACTCTCAATGGAACAAAACTGACTCTGACAGGCTGTGGGACACGAGCAAGGATGTCAGCTACGTATGATAGAATCAAAGGAGGTTCCAATGCTCAGAAGGGAGAATGGCCTTGGCAAGCAACTCTCAAAAAGAATGGCCGACACTACTGCGGGGCATCTTTGATCAGTGAAAGACACCTGGTGACTGCAGCTCACTGCTTTCAAAAGTAAGTTCATCATGTTGCTCAAGGATAGGGAGACCAAAGACTGGAACTGGGCCAGTTCACACTTGTTATCTCAGTTAATTATCAATAGCTCTCTTCTCAAGTGTCCTGGtttggaaaacaaattatatGGGAAGCCAATCTAAGATTTTCCTGCGTTACCTGTAAGAATGGGAAGAGTCATTCATTCTTGATACGGCATTTTTTTCTCACATGATTCTTATCTTTCATCACTTTATACTGCAGACATCCTTAACTACTCGTAGTTGCTAAAACACATCATCCTGTTTCATAGCTTCCTCGCCTTCTGCACATACCATCCCCTTCTCATTTTTTAGGCAACTCTGACCCAGCTCTATGGTCTCACCCAAAATGCTACTTTCCTTAAGAAATATctgaatactacttggcaatgagaaagaatgacatatggccttttgtggcaacacggatggaactggagagtgttatgctaagtgaaataagtcatacagagaaagagagataccatatgttttcactcttatgtggatcctgagaaacttaacagtagaccatgggggaggggaaggggaaaaaaagatagggagggagccaaaccgtaagagactcttaaaaactgagaataaacaagggttgatgggggggtgggagggaggggaaaatgggtgatgggcattgaggagggcacctgttgggatgagcactgggtgttgtatggaaaccaatttgacaataattttcatataaaaaaaagaaatatctgttcCCTAGAGCATGCAGATTTAAGTCCACCTGTTTTCTTGTCCCACTAATTATACACAAATCACTTAAGCAATTAGAACTGTCTGTGTTTATGCCCATCCTTCATTATATTTAAGTTTCTGGAAGGTAtggctattaatttttatttctatatcccCACTGCTTTACACAGTATATGGTATAGGGAGGGACTCaaacagttttttaatttatgaagaaaatcagATTGTATCACTGCTAATGAGCTATGGCACAAGGGAATATTAATGTCATTAAAAAGTACAGTAGATGAAGGCCATGTTTctactattttgaaataaatacaaaatatataatttttgctcTTTCAGGACAAACAATCCAAAAAACTATACTGTCAGCTTTGGCACCAGAGTAAATCCCCCCTATATGCAACATCATATTCAACAAATTATAGTTCATGAAGACTACATCCCGGGTGAACATCATGATGATATTGCAATTATACAGCTCACCGAAAAAGTCTTATTCAAGAATGATGTACATCGAGTTTGTCTTCCTGAAGCCACACAGGTTTTTCCACCAGGTGAAGGAGTTGTTGTTACAGGATGGGGAGCACTTTCATATAATGGTAAGTCCAGTGAAAATTTAACAGTGTGTCAGTACAAAAGCACGAAAAATGGTGGGCTAGGCACAGAGTCAAAGGCATCATTTACTTCAGGATGCCTACTTCTCCCAGGCAATATCTCAGGAAATGATGCGTATGGACTTATGGCTTTGCAAATTGCCTTGGTGTGGAATGTTCTGTGGAGACCAATTGATTGTAGAAATTCCCTAACCTGGAGAAACTAACTGAGAAAGTTCTGGTTCAAAGATATAAGAAGAGAGATAAGGACATAGAAAGGCAGTATTTAAAAGATTTCAAATGATTCTTTGAAGATGTCCTTTTCATTGGTTCGGGTGAGGGAAATGAGTAGGCAAGAGTCAAATACAGGTTTTATGCACAGAGGACAAAGCAAGTTTTCCATCCTGCTCTGTTTTAGAACAGCTCTTTTACTAATTTGTATActtcctttaggtaaatacccagaggtACTTCAGAAAGCATCTGTGAAGATTATTGACACAAATACCTGTAATGCTCAGGAAGGATATTATGGTATGGTATTAGACACAATGCTATGCGCTGGGTACTTGGAAGGAAATATCGATGCCTGCCAGGTAAGTCTGGACACTAGTCACATTGACCATCAGTTACAAATAACTGCTATTATTTTATGAAAGTCATCAATACAAAGACAATTTCTATGCTTCAGTTAATTTGCATTTTGACAATCCTGTTAAACTCTTCCAGCTAAAGTAATTCTCCACTACATGCAATATATGTTTATAAGTGTTTAACAAACACTTAAGTTGGACTTACTCTGAGCCCAGCACTGATTGCAGTTTTttacaaataattcatttaatcctcatacaaCATTGTGATGTGGGTACTATCattatcattttatagatgagaaaaccgaggcagaGGAAGGTAAAGTGATTGGCACAAGATCACACAGGTAGTAACTGGGAGAGCTGGCATATAAACCAAAGTAGTCTAGGATCACAGTCCATAATCTTAATCACATTTCAATAAAAGATCAGTCTCAGAAAATTTTAATCTACTTCCAgcctatttctctttccttcttagcCTCCTCATGGCTAGGGTTCTGGCTACTTTTCTCAGACATAAAGCCCTGTTTTCCAAGTACATCTATAATATTTGCTTCCCAAAAGCTTTCTCTTAGAACTAGCTAACTAGTTTCTCATAGAACTAGATAACTTATCAGTTCATGCCTGCAAGGTTCAGGTCAACACCAAAGAGTCCCAGAGAATATAATCTGGCCAAAAGTGAGGTTAAGGGTGATGCAGGGATTTACACCATACATTTTCCTATGGTCTGTATGAAGGATGAGTCACAAACTTTATCTGGGCTGATCACTTAGTGTAAGTAAAGTATCTGGAAGTTAATTCTCataatgataaatattatttgtcttatttaGGGTGATTCTGGAGGACCACTAGTTCATCCTAATTCTCGAAATATTTGGTACCTTGTTGGAATAGTGAGCTGGggagaagaatgtggtaaaatCAATAAGCCAGGTGTCTACATGCGAGTGACTGCCTACCGCAACTGGATCGCCTCCAAGACTGGTATCTAAGAGAAAAGCATCTTGTAGCAACTATCTGAAGTCATTTTCACCTAAGGTTACTCCCAACCTTAGCtaacatgcattttaaattagTGTGTACAGTGGCTGTTTTGAAAGAACTGTGGTCCTGAGGGAGTATTTATGAACTTTAATTTTAAGCAACTTACAAAACAACAAATCTAATGTTTAGTCCAGAAAGGCCTAAGCAAAGAAAATGCTCCTATCAAAAAAAGGACTATTCCTATTTTACTATTTCATGAACCCACATCATGGCTATCTCACCATAGAATAAAGCTCTTGGTTTTAGTCATTCAGACTTTTTTTCAATTATGAATGTATATCCTCCCAACTCAGTGGCAGCACTGTGAGAAAGTGGAACCAACCCTTTCTGAGGG
Coding sequences within:
- the TMPRSS11B gene encoding LOW QUALITY PROTEIN: transmembrane protease serine 11B (The sequence of the model RefSeq protein was modified relative to this genomic sequence to represent the inferred CDS: inserted 1 base in 1 codon), which produces MKLPENASVVVTGREHFMNGPLPAILQEAFGKVINNKVCNHPHSLSGLVTNKMLCAVFKSGKADACQMSPKLTPTMVPQLTTGVTSPFVPVTASRPSLPLWMIALIVFGVLAILGITXGLLVHFLAVENTTYYYQGSFEVLDIPYNRNYQRETSPENNYLSKILETKMVDAFQSSSIYRQYINSQVITLVPHNNSLTAHIWLIFKAPRSMKENTRRRIESVLRQMLRNHAGSLTTDPNSLRLKEISKVDAEKIINNRCGTRARMSATYDRIKGGSNAQKGEWPWQATLKKNGRHYCGASLISERHLVTAAHCFQKTNNPKNYTVSFGTRVNPPYMQHHIQQIIVHEDYIPGEHHDDIAIIQLTEKVLFKNDVHRVCLPEATQVFPPGEGVVVTGWGALSYNGKYPEVLQKASVKIIDTNTCNAQEGYYGMVLDTMLCAGYLEGNIDACQGDSGGPLVHPNSRNIWYLVGIVSWGEECGKINKPGVYMRVTAYRNWIASKTGI